A genomic stretch from Camelus dromedarius isolate mCamDro1 chromosome 10, mCamDro1.pat, whole genome shotgun sequence includes:
- the FBXW5 gene encoding F-box/WD repeat-containing protein 5, whose amino-acid sequence MDEGGTPLLPDSLVYQIFLSLGPADVLAAGLVCRQWQAVSRDEFLWREQFYRYYQVARDVPRHPAATSWYEEFRRLYDTVPCVEVQTLREHTDQVLHLSFSHSGYQFASCSKDCTVKIWNNDLTISLLHSADMRPYNWSYTQFSQFNQDDSLLLASGVFLGPHNSSSGEIAVISLDTFALLSRVRNKPYDVFGCWLTDTSLISGNLHRIGDITSCSVLWLNNAFQDVESENVNVVKRLFKIQNLNASTIRTVMVADCSRFDSPDLLLDAGAPDNAPGRVFDLGSDGEEEEASPGPAGAKGLRRLLDGLLEGRAQPQLSERMLETKVAELLAQGRTKPPEPSTADARNKLLIFTTGCLTYSPHQIGIKQILPHQMTTAGPVLGEGRGSDAFFDALDHVIDVHGHIIGMGLSPDNRYLYVNSRAWPSGSVVADPMQPPPIAEEIDLLVFDLKTMREVKRALRAHRAYTPNDECFFIFLDVSRDFVASGAEDRHGYIWDRHYNICLAKLRHQDVVNSVVFSPQEQELLLTASDDATIKAWRSPRAVRVHQARRPRPRPFFSWFASQRR is encoded by the exons ATGGACGAGGGGGGCACGCCCCTGCTCCCCGACAGCCTCGTTTACCAGATCTTCCTGAGCTTGGGCCCAGCTGACGTGCTGGCCGCTGGTCTGGTGTGCCGCCAATGGCAGGCCGTGTCCCGGGACGAGTTCTTGTGGAGGGAGCAGTTCTACCGCTACTACCAGGTGGCCCGCGACGTGCCCCGACACCCAG cgGCCACGTCCTGGTACGAGGAGTTCCGGCGGCTCTACGACACGGTGCCGTGCGTGGAGGTGCAGACTCTCAGGGAGCACACTGACCAGGTCCTGCACCTCAGCTTCTCCCACTCGGGCTACCAATTCGCTTCCTGCTCCAAGGACTGTACTGTGAAG ATCTGGAACAACGACCTGACCATCTCGCTGCTGCACAGTGCAGACATGAGGCCCTACAACTGGAGCTACACCCAGTTCTCCCAGTTCAACCAGGACGACTCGCTGCTGCTGGCATCGGGGGTGTTCCTAGGGCCCCACAACTCCTCCTCTGGCGAGATCGCAGTCATCAGCCTAG ACACCTTCGCCCTGCTGTCTCGCGTGCGCAACAAGCCCTACGACGTGTTCGGCTGTTGGCTCACCGACACCAGCTTGATCTCGGGCAACCTGCACCGCATTGGGGACATCACGTCCTGCTCGGTGCTCTGGCTCAACAACGCCTTCCAG GACGTGGAGTCTGAGAACGTGAACGTGGTGAAGCGGCTCTTCAAGATCCAGAACCTCAATGCCAGCACCATCCGCACCGTCATGGTGGCCGACTGCAGCCGCTTCGACAGCCCTGACCTCCTGCTGGACGCTGGCGCCCCTGACAATGCCCCGGGCCGCGTCTTCGACCTGGGCAGTGACGGTGAAGAGGAGGAGGCCAGCCCAGGCCCAGCCGGCGCCAAGGGCTTGCGGCGCCTCCTGGACGGCCTCCTGGAGGGCCGGGCACAGCCCCAGCTGTCGGAGCGCATGCTGGAGACTAAGGTGGCAGAGCTGCTGGCCCAGGGCCGCACCAAGCCCCCTGAGCCCAGCACAGCCGACGCCAGAAACAAACTTCTCATCTTCACCACTGGCTGCCTCACCTACTCGCCGCACCAGATCG GCATCAAGCAGATCCTGCCGCACCAGATGACCACGGCGGGACCTGTGCTGGGTGAGGGGCGGGGCTCCGACGCCTTCTTCGATGCGCTGGACCACGTCATTGACGTGCACGGACACATCATCGGCATGGGCCTGTCCCCCGACAACAG GTACCTGTATGTGAACAGCCGTGCCTGGCCCAGCGGCTCGGTGGTGGCTGACCCCATGCAGCCGCCGCCCATTGCGGAGGAGATCGACCTGCTGGTGTTCGACCTCAAGACCATGCGGGAGGTGAAGCGGGCCTTGCGTGCCCACCGCGCCTACACGCCCAACGACGAGTGCTTCTTCATCTTCCTGGACGTCAGCAGGGACTTCGTGGCCAG TGGGGCGGAGGACCGGCACGGCTACATCTGGGACCGCCACTACAACATCTGCCTGGCCAAGCTGCGGCACCAGGATGTGGTCAACTCGGTGGTCTTCAGCCCCCAGGAGCAGGAGCTCCTGCTGACAGCCAGCGACGATGCCACCATCAAGGCCTGGCGCTCACCGCGCGCTGTGCGTGTCCATCAGGCCCGGCGCCCCCGCCCACGCCCCTTCTTCTCCTGGTTTGCCAGCCAGCGGCGCTGA
- the C8G gene encoding complement component C8 gamma chain isoform X8, with translation MSSSHSGSQVGLVEAEPEDSSDFVHRTWRQGPAGRCWVKASPNPVTVAAVAMLAARTATLLTLLLATSSLGQRAQRPPRPPSSISTIQPKANFNAQQFAGTWLLVAVASSCRFLQEQGHRAEATTLHVAPQGAAMAVSTFRKLDGICWQVRQLYGDTGLPGRFLLQARGARGAVDVVVGETDYGSFAILYLERARQLSVKLYARSLPVRDSVLSVFEQRVQGANLTEDHILFFPKYGFCEAADQFHTLDEVRR, from the exons ATGAGCTCCAGCCACAGTGGAAGTCAGGTGGGACTTGTGGAAGCAGAGCCAGAGGACAGCTCGGACTTTGTACACAGGACGTGGCGTCAGGGCCCTGCCGGGAGGTGCTGGGTCAAGG CCTCCCCCAATCCTGTCACTGTTGCTGCCGTCGCCATGCTGGCTGCCAGGACTGCAACCCTCTTGACTCTGCTCCTGGCCACCAGCTCCCTGGGCCAGAGGGCTCAGAGACCCCCTAGGCCCCCCTCCTCCATCAGCACCATTCAGCCCAAGGCCAACTTCAATGCTCAGCAG TTTGCAGGGACGTGGCTCCTTGTGGCCGTGGCCTCCTCGTGTCGTTTTCTGCAGGAGCAGGGCCACCGGGCTGAGGCCACCACACTGCACGTGGCTCCTCAGGGTGCAGCCATGGCCGTCAGCACCTTCCGAAAGCT GGATGGGATTTGCTGGCAGGTGCGTCAGCTCTACGGAGACACGGGGCTCCCAGGTCGCTTTCTGCTCCAAG CCCGAGGGGCCCGAGGGGCGGTGGACGTGGTCGTCGGGGAGACGGACTACGGGTCCTTCGCCATCCTGTACCTGGAGCGGGCACGGCAGCTGTCGGTGAAGCTGTATG CCCGCTCGCTCCCCGTAAGGGATTCAGTCCTGAGCGTGTTTGAGCAGCGGGTCCAGGGGGCCAACCTGACCGAGGACCACATCCTGTTCTTCCCCAAGTACG GTTTCTGTGAGGCTGCTGACCAGTTCCACACCCTGGATG AAGTGAGGAGGTGA